Below is a genomic region from Salmo trutta chromosome 19, fSalTru1.1, whole genome shotgun sequence.
ataaaaaaatggtaCAAGACCCCAaattacgcatatagaagtaggtcTAGGCTACTTGGCCTGTGCTCAAATGTCGGCctgtaaatgtgcccatttgggccCGTTTtgacagtatttctgattgtcttaactcaccagcTGTAGAGTTTCTCCTCCCAAAAAATGTTCACCtcaaaacagcaagtaaacaaagtatttttttttagaatccactgagaatgacaatagttcctcaatgtatttcACAAGtaattctgtctctctccctttcgatagCCACTTGACATGAAAGGTTAAAGTGTAATGCTCTGATCCACTGGAAATGTCATAAGATaactgattacttcttatcccctGCACAAAAAGCCTACAGCAGTCTGTACCGAGCTCACTGGTGCAGGAAACAGGAGTCCAGAATATTTTACACAATGTaaatctggattttttttttctccctgcaggctgcaatgtttttaatttctcagctttatgtaggttatttttatagttggcaatggcaagtTACTTTAAGATTTAGATCATTTGGaataaccacatgacaatgacaGATCCAAAGATATAAATTAAATAAATcctaactggcacgcagatcggtagaaatgctaagataaattggcactccagATGGAGAAGTCTGCTGACGCCTAGTGTAGCCTATTAACAGGACCTTCAGGAGCATAGCCGCAGGAGAGGGTCGAAAGAACATACTCTCCGTCAACCAAGATAACTTGTATTTTTTGGTCGGGGACAACCCTAATGGGTATACATGATAATAAAAATTTGATGTAGCAATCGCAGATTTCAATGTAAACAAAATGTATATATTAGTATGTCAATGGGTAACGTGTGTTATGATGCCAAGCGTCCCTGCCAGCAGTGTGATGCAGACAGGGATAGTAGGAAAAAAGAGTTTGTGTGCAGGGGGAAAGTCAAATCAGCGCTGTAACTTATCCTGCCTTTAACACTTCACTAAACCCGTCTTACATTGAAAATGTGAGACGCTGGCTTGGGGTCCCTCATGGTTATGCTGTTGGGACGGGTGTGGCAGGTGCGACAACAGCGGCCTCTGGCTTGGCTCCCTTCTGCTCAGAGATGGGCGTTGAGGGGACCTGCTCGTCCTTGGGCTCCACGATGCTTACGTGGTCAGGAAGAGGCTTCTTGGGGCCAATCTTACCGCTGGGATCCCAGGGAAGCATGATCTTCACCTTAATCCCCAGCACACCTTTGGATAGGCGGAACAGATTGCACCCCAAGTATTAGTCACCATTTCATCACTTATTATTTTGATCCTGTTGCATAACACGTCCTCTTGGTCATGGTCTGGCCCATCACTAATGCTTGATGCACACCACAGGGCAGACCCGAACCACTCAGAGCTAGCTTGGATCATTTATTCTCACTTTGTGCTTTCCTGTAATATCGCCGTTGTCCTGAAGTGTACACtcgttcactacttcccacaaatctaaaaACATTGGAATGATGGAGGCATGGGCTACTGGGAATTTCAACCATATTTCTTATACCAGCCATTTCCTTTGAAATCAGTGAAAAGGAAGTGAACAAGTGTACACTTTGGGATGAATAAGATCATTGGGATATAGCCACATTGTCCATTACAGCACAGTTCTAGTAAACATGGTGGATGAGTAAAGAGGCCAGTGAAGACAGCTTGGgcctatagtgccttcagaaactattcacaccccttgatttttccacagcctgaatttaaaatggattcaattgagcctacacacagtacccatAATTATGTTCAaacttttacaaattaattaaaattgAAAAGCTGAGATGTGTTCAGTATCAAGCCTAAATTGAAAAATAGTCACAAAATAAGTTCCACGGACTCactgtgcaatagtgtttaaccaCATTTGAGTGACTATCgcatctctgtacaccacacatacaattatctgtaacgttcctcagtcgagcagtgaatttcaaacaaattcaaacaaagaccagggaggttttccaatgccttgcaaagggcacctattggaagATGGCTAAAAATAAAAGCATATATTTAAGATCGCTTTGAGCATTAGTGTtatttttggggcaaatccaatacattgagtaccactctccatattttcaagcatagcggTGGCTGCACCATGATATGGGTATGTTGGAAATATAAAAACTGCGCCGTTTTtcccaggataaaaaaaaaactaaatggaTCTAAGCACAGGCAAGATCCTAGGGGAACACCTGGTTGTGTGCTTTTCACCAGACACCGGGAGAGGAATTCAcccttcagcaggacaataacctaaaacaaggccaTATCTATACTGgagttcctgagtggccgagttacagtttgacGCAAATCTACGACAACGGTTATCTAGCAATAACCAAAAACTAATTTGATAAATCTTGAAGATTTTTGAAAAGAATAAATGgctaaatgttgcacaatccaggtgtggaaagctcttagacttacccagaaagactcacatctgcaatcgctgccaaagatgcttctacgaagtattgactcaggggtgtgaatacttatgtaaatgagccATTTATGcacttcattttcaatacatttgcaaaagtgcCTAAAACATGTTCTAactttcattatggggtactgtatgtgtagataagtgaataaaaaaatatttaatcaattttgaaatcaggcagtaacaaaatgtggaatagggtataaatactttctgaaggcactgtatactctGAATCAAGCATAAAACCCCTGGGTGAACTCACCTTGACGGAGGAGCACGTGGCGGACAGCGGTGTCGACGTAGTAGTTAACGGGGTCTCCACTGTGGATCATGAGGCCATCCACGAACTTCATTGACTTGGCCCTCTGGCCCCTGAGCTTTCCAGAGACCACCACCTCGCAACCCCTGGACCCGCTCTCCATGATGAACCGTAGGACACCATAGCAGGCCCTGCAACACAAAAACGAGCAGAATTAGAAATTACATATCTTCCAAGTCCC
It encodes:
- the LOC115154121 gene encoding 40S ribosomal protein S3, with product MAVQISKKRKFVADGIFKAELNEFLTRELAEDGYSGVEVRVTPTRTEIIILATRTQNVLGEKGRRIRELTAVVQKRFGFPEGSVELYAEKVATRGLCAIAQAESLRYKLLGGLAVRRACYGVLRFIMESGSRGCEVVVSGKLRGQRAKSMKFVDGLMIHSGDPVNYYVDTAVRHVLLRQGVLGIKVKIMLPWDPSGKIGPKKPLPDHVSIVEPKDEQVPSTPISEQKGAKPEAAVVAPATPVPTA